GCGTGGAAGTAGTGAGTTACCAGATACGGGACTTCCCGGCTGAAGACCTGCTGCACGCGCGGTTCGACAGCCCCAAGGTCATCGACCTGCTGGAGCAGGTAGCCAATGCCGACGGTCTGGTGATCGCCACGCCGGTGTACAAGGCCTCCTTCTCCGGTGCGTTGAAAACCGTGCTCGACCTGCTGCCCGAACGGGCCCTGGCCCACAAGGTGGTGCTGCCGATGGCCACTGGCGGCAGCATCGCGCACATGCTGGCGGTGGACTACGCGTTGAAGCCGGTGCTGTCGGCGCTCAAGGCCCAGGAATTGCTCCACGGTATTTTTGCCGAAGACAGCCAGATCGCCTATGGCGAAGGCAACGCCCAGGCGCAATTGGTGCCGGTGCTCGAGCAGCGGTTGCACGAGGCGCTGGACACGCTTTACAGCGCCATGGCCCGTCGCCCAAAACCGCTTGATCCGCATGTGTTAAATGAACGTTTGTTGAGTGCTCGCTGGAGCATTTAAGCCTCACCTGAAACCTGGAAACACTCACCTTACTCAGCCGCCAACGGCCAAGCAGGTGCAGCCAAAACCCCTCATCGCATTTTGGAGAGAGCGCCATGCGCACTGTCATCTTGCGTCGCGGTCTGGTCGCACTGTTTGCTGCGGCCGTGTCCTTCGGCGCCATTGTTCAAGCTCACGCCGCCGAGCCCCTGCGGATCGGCTATCAGAAATACGGCACCCTGGTCCTGCTCAAGGCCAAGGGCACCCTGGAAAAACGCCTGGCCGCCCAAGGCGTGCAGGTGCAGTGGACTGAGTTTCCCGGCGGCCCGCAGTTGCTCGAAGGGCTGAATGTCGGCTCCATCGACTTCGGTGTGACCGGCGAAACCCCGCCGGTCTTCGCCCAGGCTGCAGGTGCCGATCTGCTCTACGTGGCCTACGAGCCGCCGGCGCCGAGCAGTGAAGCGATCCTGGTGCCCAAAGACTCACCGATCAAATCGGTCGCCGAGCTCAAGGGCAAGAAAATCGTGCTCAACAAAGGCTCCAACGTGCACTACCTGCTGGTGCGCGCCCTGGAGGAGGCCGGCCTGAAATACACCGACGTGCAGACCGTATTCCTGCCGCCCGCCGATGCCCGCGCGGCGTTCGAGCGGGGCAGTGTGGATGCGTGGGTGATCTGGGACCCGTACCAGGCCGCCGCCGAGAAACAACTGCAGGCGCGCACCCTGCGTGACGGCACCGGTATTGCCGACAACCATCAGTTCTACCTGGCGACCAAACCCTACGCCGAACAACACCCCGACGTGATCAAGGCGCTGGTGGAAGAAGTGCGTGCCGTGGGCGAGTGGTCCAAGGCCAACCCGCAGGAAGTCACCGATCAAGTTGCGCCGCTGCTCGGCCTGCCGGCGGACATCACGCTTACCTCGGTCAAACGCCAAGGCTACGGTGCGCTGTTTCTGACCCCGCAAGTGATCGCGGCCCAGCAGAATATCGCCGACAGCTTCTACCAACTCAAATTGATCCCCAAGCCCTTGAGCATCAAGGACGTGATCTGGACGCCACCTGCCGCGGTGGCTAACGCGCCGTAATCCGACTTCTTCAGGAGACAACTCCATGAGCCTCAATATTTTCTGGTTCCTGCCTACCCACGGTGACGGCCATTACCTTGGCACCGCCGAAGGCGCGCGCGCCGTCGATCACGGCTATCTGCAGCAAGTGGCCCAGGCGGCAGATCGTCTGGGTTTTGGCGGGGTGCTGATCCCCACCGGGCGCTCCTGCGAAGACTCGTGGCTGGTGGCCGCTTCGCTGATCCCGGTGACCCAGCGCCTGAAATTCCTGGTAGCGCTGCGCCCTGGGATCATTTCCCCGACGGTGGCCGCGCGTCAGGCTGCGACCCTGGATCGCTTGTCCGGCGGGCGGGCGTTATTCAATCTGGTGACCGGTGGCGACCCTGAAGAACTGGCCGGCGATGGCCTGTTTCTCAGTCACGAAGAGCGCTACCAGGCCTCGGTGGAGTTCACCCGCATCTGGCGCCGCGTGCTCGAAGGCGAAACCGTGGATTACGACGGCCAGCACATCAGCGTCAAAGGCGCAAAATTGCTTTATCCGCCGATCCAGCAGCCACGACCACCGCTGTACTTCGGCGGTTCGTCGGAGGCGGCCCAGGACCTGGCGGCCGAGCAAGTGGAGATGGTGCTGACCTGGGGCGAGCCGCCGGCTGCCGTCGCCGAGAA
The sequence above is drawn from the Pseudomonas quebecensis genome and encodes:
- the ssuE gene encoding NADPH-dependent FMN reductase encodes the protein MLVVTLGGSPSQRSRSGVLLEKTRQWLQHKGVEVVSYQIRDFPAEDLLHARFDSPKVIDLLEQVANADGLVIATPVYKASFSGALKTVLDLLPERALAHKVVLPMATGGSIAHMLAVDYALKPVLSALKAQELLHGIFAEDSQIAYGEGNAQAQLVPVLEQRLHEALDTLYSAMARRPKPLDPHVLNERLLSARWSI
- a CDS encoding sulfonate ABC transporter substrate-binding protein, translating into MRTVILRRGLVALFAAAVSFGAIVQAHAAEPLRIGYQKYGTLVLLKAKGTLEKRLAAQGVQVQWTEFPGGPQLLEGLNVGSIDFGVTGETPPVFAQAAGADLLYVAYEPPAPSSEAILVPKDSPIKSVAELKGKKIVLNKGSNVHYLLVRALEEAGLKYTDVQTVFLPPADARAAFERGSVDAWVIWDPYQAAAEKQLQARTLRDGTGIADNHQFYLATKPYAEQHPDVIKALVEEVRAVGEWSKANPQEVTDQVAPLLGLPADITLTSVKRQGYGALFLTPQVIAAQQNIADSFYQLKLIPKPLSIKDVIWTPPAAVANAP
- the ssuD gene encoding FMNH2-dependent alkanesulfonate monooxygenase, which translates into the protein MSLNIFWFLPTHGDGHYLGTAEGARAVDHGYLQQVAQAADRLGFGGVLIPTGRSCEDSWLVAASLIPVTQRLKFLVALRPGIISPTVAARQAATLDRLSGGRALFNLVTGGDPEELAGDGLFLSHEERYQASVEFTRIWRRVLEGETVDYDGQHISVKGAKLLYPPIQQPRPPLYFGGSSEAAQDLAAEQVEMVLTWGEPPAAVAEKIEQVRAKAAKLGRTVRFGIRLHVIVRETNDEAWRAADKLISHLDDDTIARAQASLARFDSVGQQRMAALHGGNRDNLEVSPNLWAGVGLVRGGAGTALVGDGPTVAERVKEYAALGIDTFIFSGYPHLEESYRVAELLFPHLDIERPEAPKSAGYVSPFGEMVANDILPKAASQS